Sequence from the Verrucomicrobiota bacterium genome:
ACACGAACGCGAATTGTTAAGGCTCTGGTTGAGCTTCATCAAGAAGTGGGTCCCAAGAATACGACCATTGCCGCAGTCGCAAAACGGGCAGGAGTTCAACGACTGACGGTCTATCGCCACTTTGAGGACGAAACCGCCATGCTACAGGCTTGTTCCGGGCATTGGTCGATGCAAAATCCTCCACCCATCGAGGAAGATTGGGCCGAAATAGTTGATACCGATGACCGGACACAGGCTGCCTTACTCGCGATTAACACGTATTTTTCCGACAAGGAGGGAATGCTAACGAAAGTGTACAGAGACGCACCCGAGATACCCGCATTGGGACTTATCATGCAAGGGTTCGATGATTATTTCTCCACAATCGCAGACAAGCTGACTTTGGATCTATTGAATGGAAAATCCAATCCTCAGCTAAGATCTGTGGCTCGCCACCTTGTTCGATTTTCCACTTGGCAATCACTTTCAAAGGAGAACCTGACGGTAAAAGAAATTGCTCTGCTGGGATGGGCGTGGCTGAAAAAGCTATCGAGTTAATCAAAACGTTGTCTCTTGCCTGAAGTTGGTTGAAACACACCCGAGGCATTTATCGCGTGTGCATATTTCGACTATCCCTCGATAATGGATGTAGTAGGGAAACCACAATCTTGAAGGATTGTTTTGTCTCAGACGCTTTTTTTAATTGATGAAATTTTGCTCAGCGCACTGAGTAGTAGGAACCCCCGAATTTGTAATTCTATCAATTAAAAAGAGGACTCCAATATGTCTACAGCCACTATCGCTCCAGAAACTATTCAAGCATTCACCGCCGATGACTTCTCGGCACCCGACAAATTTACGCAATTTTGTTCGAACGGTGGAAAACCACTTAAGGGCCTTATTGGGGGTGAAGAAGTTCCCGGGTCCATGAACGCGGTTATCGATGTGATCAACCCCGGCACCAAGGAGGTTCTCGCACGGGTTTCCGAGATGGGATACGACGAAGTGAACCTGGCGGTTCAAAGTGGCTACCGCGCTTATCATGGAGGGTGGAACACTACTTCGGTCGAAGAACGTGCCGCGCTCATCATGAAATTGGTCGAACTGTTTGAGCGGGATAAAGAAGTATTTATGGCCTGCGAAATCCTGAACGGAGGAAAGGTTTCAGAACTAGCAGCGGGTGATATGGGAACCGTACGGGCATGTGCCGAATATTTTGTCGGGGTAGCCCATAAGACACGCTTTGGTGATAGCGACATCATGCATGTTGAAGCCGGAGTAGATGCCTATACCTACGTTGAGCCCTGGGGAGTCGTAGCTGGTATTATCCCATGGAATTACCCCGTAGTGCTCACGGCATGGTTTATGATTCCCGCCCTTCTTGCTGGGAATTGCATTCTCGTAAAACCGAGTGAAGAGACGCCACTGAGTGCACTTTACTTTGGAAAGTTAGCCCAGGAAGCAGGATTTCCTCCCGGCGTAATCAACGTGCTACCCGGACGCGGTGAACTATCTGGCAAGTTTATCGCCGAACACCCAGGTGTTCGTTATATCGCTTTCACAGGTTCTCCGGGTGTCGGTCAAAGTATTCTTCAAGCGGCGGACAAACACGGCACACGCGTAAAACGCGAGATGGGTGGCAATGGCTCTGCAATTGTCTGTGCGGATGCCGATCCAGAGTTGGTGGCGCGTATGATTGGTCGGAACGTGAATCAACACTACGGTCAAACCTGTTGCACGATCCACCGCGTATTTGCCGAGCGTTCCATTTTCGATGATTTTCTCGAAGCGTCGGAAGCGTTTTTTAAAGAACTCAAAATTGGCAATCAGGCCGAAAAAGGAACCCAGCTCGGGCCGGTTGTAAACTCACGCCAGCCGCTCCGAATTCTCCAGGGAATCGAGTTCGCGAAAGCGAATGGTGCTGAAGCCATTCTAGGAGGAGGCCATGCAACCGTACCCGGATGCGATGGTTTCTACATGAAGCCTACTCTCCTCAGATCTCAAACGGGGTCGGACTGCAACCCAGGGGAAGTCTTTCACACCTTTGTAAATGTTCAGCCCGTCGATTCAGTTGAACAGGCCATTCAATGTGCGAACAATACCAAGTATGGTTTGGGTTCAAGTGTTTGGACTAAAGACCTGGAGCTTGGCAAACGGGTAGCGAAACAATTCCGGGACGGAACGGGCCAGGTAAATTGTCACAATATGGGAGCCTATGGCATCCCTTACGGTGGCCAGGGAATTTCAGGTGGTCCTGGCGGCGGCGTTAACTGTGAAGAAACGCTGCACGATTATCTACAGGTCAAGGCGATTTACGTTAGCGATTATCCATCGTAGTAGCTGATACTTTGATAAGGAAACCCGTTAAGATGGGCGATCCGGATTAGGGATTAGGATCTAAGATCAAACCCTTCATACCCGCTTGCCGCGACCTTATTGCATTTTTTCACATAGAGCGGGAACCCGATGTATGGCATGAAAACACGTGGTTTTCCAGGTACGTTTGCACCGGTGTACCATGAATTGCATGCGGGAAATAAAGTTTTGTCTGCCACCTGGTTTACATGTTTCACCCAGGAGCCTTCCGCTTCAAGGGTAGCTTCAATTGTGAGGAAATTTTCGCTGCGCATATAGGCAATGCAATCGGCAATCCATTCCACGTGTTGCTCGATCGACGGCACCATATTGGAAAGCACCGACGGACTTCCCGGTCCG
This genomic interval carries:
- a CDS encoding aldehyde dehydrogenase family protein; the protein is MSTATIAPETIQAFTADDFSAPDKFTQFCSNGGKPLKGLIGGEEVPGSMNAVIDVINPGTKEVLARVSEMGYDEVNLAVQSGYRAYHGGWNTTSVEERAALIMKLVELFERDKEVFMACEILNGGKVSELAAGDMGTVRACAEYFVGVAHKTRFGDSDIMHVEAGVDAYTYVEPWGVVAGIIPWNYPVVLTAWFMIPALLAGNCILVKPSEETPLSALYFGKLAQEAGFPPGVINVLPGRGELSGKFIAEHPGVRYIAFTGSPGVGQSILQAADKHGTRVKREMGGNGSAIVCADADPELVARMIGRNVNQHYGQTCCTIHRVFAERSIFDDFLEASEAFFKELKIGNQAEKGTQLGPVVNSRQPLRILQGIEFAKANGAEAILGGGHATVPGCDGFYMKPTLLRSQTGSDCNPGEVFHTFVNVQPVDSVEQAIQCANNTKYGLGSSVWTKDLELGKRVAKQFRDGTGQVNCHNMGAYGIPYGGQGISGGPGGGVNCEETLHDYLQVKAIYVSDYPS
- a CDS encoding TetR/AcrR family transcriptional regulator translates to MKKQTRSYVQTARRQSQEKTRTRIVKALVELHQEVGPKNTTIAAVAKRAGVQRLTVYRHFEDETAMLQACSGHWSMQNPPPIEEDWAEIVDTDDRTQAALLAINTYFSDKEGMLTKVYRDAPEIPALGLIMQGFDDYFSTIADKLTLDLLNGKSNPQLRSVARHLVRFSTWQSLSKENLTVKEIALLGWAWLKKLSS